The DNA window CAAATAACACTTCCAATACGTCCTTTGAGTAGAGCTTTGCGTCTTGTTCTTGGATACGCTGCCCCGTGTGTTGCATCAACTCATCTATCTTATGAATCAGTTGAATGGTTTGGTTGGCAGTTTGCTCAATCCCTTCAAGCATAAACAACACCCATTCTTCCCAAGTTTGTTCCGTGCGCACGTTTTGCAGTAAGCGGTAGTAATCAGCTTTGTGTGTGGTAATAAAACGGCTGAGGTATAAAATCGGCAATTCAAGCAAATCTGATAATACAAGGTACAGGATATTCAGAATACGACCTGTGCGCCCGTTGCCATCGTAAAACGGGTGAATGGTTTCAAATTGATGGTGGATGACCGCCATTTTGATTAAAGGGTCAATGTCGTCTAATTCTGGATTATTGATGTATTGTTCTAAATTGCTTAAAGCATTGCGTATGTCGTTTTCCTGTTGCGGTGGCGTGAAAATAACTTCACCCGTTTGGTCGTTTTTAAGTTTTGTGCCGCCTTGTTTGCGAATGCCGGCATCGTTTTTTTCTAAAATAGACTGGATTTGCACAATGTCTTTAACCAGTAGCAATTTGTTTTTAGAAACTAACTCAAATCCTTTACGGAGGGCTTCGCCATAATGACGGACTTCTTTTACCGCTTGCGATAAATCACTGGCATCGATCGTAGAGCGATAGAGATCATCATGGGTGGTAATGATGTTTTCGATCTCACTGGAATCTTTGGCTTCTTGCAACACTAATGAATTGATCAATACCGCTTGATTAGGAATGCGTGCCGCTACCCCATTGAGCTTAGCGATCGCGGTATTCGCTAAGATCGCTTTTTTGAGCACCGACTTAGTTTCTAAATCCTGTCGTAGCGGTAAGGTTGGAGGAATATAACCTGTCAGTTCATTTTCGATTCGTGCTGTCAATCTTCTTTCCTCCAAAAACTAAAAACCCCACGCAGGGCGCTGTTCTTATGGGTAGCGGGTGGGGTATTGTTGTAGTTTATTATAGCATTCATCTTCACTTCATTCACCGCTTATGAGGTCGTTTAGTTGTTTGGTTAAGTTTTGCAGGCGGATATTCAGTTCCACTTTCTCATTAAACTGATGGCAGGTTTTGAGCTGGTTTTTCAGGTCGTTGATGTCTTTTTTAAGTTGTTGAATCTGCTTGAGCTTGGCGCGTTGTGTTTCAAGGCTGGATTCTGTGCTCGGCAAGTCGGTTAAACCGGCTTGGTGCGCCAGCGCATAGCCGGTGAGGGCTTTATACCAGCTTTGGTAAAGGGTGTAGAGGTTTTGTTGATTCTGGTTGGTAAAGGCTAAACGGTGAATTAACGCTTTCTGGAGTTCAGCAGGCCTGGTTATTCGAGTCGTGTCGAGCCATTCGGTTTGTAGCAGTTCGTTGAGAATCAATTTATCGTGTTCGCTGTCGGCTTGATGGACGAATTTTTCTGCCAACGACCATTGCACCTGCTCGCCTGATTTGATTTCAAGGAATAGCGGATAGGCTATGGCCTTGTGAACCGT is part of the Thiomicrospira microaerophila genome and encodes:
- a CDS encoding Fic family protein — encoded protein: MTARIENELTGYIPPTLPLRQDLETKSVLKKAILANTAIAKLNGVAARIPNQAVLINSLVLQEAKDSSEIENIITTHDDLYRSTIDASDLSQAVKEVRHYGEALRKGFELVSKNKLLLVKDIVQIQSILEKNDAGIRKQGGTKLKNDQTGEVIFTPPQQENDIRNALSNLEQYINNPELDDIDPLIKMAVIHHQFETIHPFYDGNGRTGRILNILYLVLSDLLELPILYLSRFITTHKADYYRLLQNVRTEQTWEEWVLFMLEGIEQTANQTIQLIHKIDELMQHTGQRIQEQDAKLYSKDVLEVLFVHPYTKIEFTEQSLNISRKTASTYLNKLVEMKILHPVKMGTSKYFINTQFYQILSGEMSCE
- a CDS encoding DUF4391 domain-containing protein, with product MLIEALQLPPALRINQKLTKKSFYDNGQLSASAQKLLQEQVESISLQAHLQPDNSNIAAYKTAQHEYLEIFVIQLTMKDNQAWLNLKSAQLKSLHETVHKAIAYPLFLEIKSGEQVQWSLAEKFVHQADSEHDKLILNELLQTEWLDTTRITRPAELQKALIHRLAFTNQNQQNLYTLYQSWYKALTGYALAHQAGLTDLPSTESSLETQRAKLKQIQQLKKDINDLKNQLKTCHQFNEKVELNIRLQNLTKQLNDLISGE